The following coding sequences are from one Novosphingobium sp. KACC 22771 window:
- a CDS encoding efflux transporter outer membrane subunit has translation MTPHALLAAGAALVLTACASSPPLAPPQAMVSPPARLAAPEAGLPSAGAQDRWWTLWGDPALNALVEKALAANADIRVAQAHVRAARALVSVSEAALYPTVAANGAAWGTLADTGADGALGSLLAPFSEGNTGGGYLVGLGAQWEPDVFGGRHADAEAAKALADSAQWLAHGVALTVIGDVVENYQQWQGLRRRLAILDQSIASARLLADYLSARQRMGQAKALDVTKAQAALASLEAGRPPLMSLIDARRRRLAVLAGDLPETPPAQAAGANIHVPPPPAGQFPSAILERRPDVRARMLMVAARAARLKSLKADLMPRFGISFMGQDGHIALSGLPGFGGPIGLVGVKASVPIFTGGLLRGRIAAGHGELEAALAGQDRAILLALEEVETAYAMRTGLDARLRGLEQARDLSARRVDQAQAFYRAGRMTLGDVLQAQLDAFADADKVEQTKVAQGTATIQLYRAIAGGWGANASSPSPNAPKGVHP, from the coding sequence ATGACCCCGCACGCGTTGCTGGCGGCGGGCGCGGCGCTGGTGCTGACGGCTTGCGCCTCCTCGCCACCTCTCGCCCCGCCTCAGGCGATGGTTTCCCCGCCCGCGCGCCTTGCCGCGCCCGAGGCCGGTCTGCCATCGGCGGGCGCGCAGGATCGGTGGTGGACGCTATGGGGCGATCCCGCCTTGAACGCGCTGGTCGAAAAGGCGCTGGCCGCCAATGCCGACATTCGCGTGGCGCAGGCCCATGTCCGCGCGGCAAGGGCGCTCGTCTCCGTGTCGGAGGCCGCGCTCTACCCCACCGTCGCGGCCAATGGCGCGGCATGGGGAACGCTGGCCGATACCGGGGCCGATGGCGCTCTGGGCTCGCTCCTTGCGCCTTTTTCCGAAGGGAACACGGGCGGGGGCTATCTTGTCGGCCTTGGCGCGCAATGGGAGCCGGATGTCTTCGGCGGCCGCCACGCTGATGCCGAAGCCGCCAAGGCTCTTGCCGACAGCGCGCAATGGCTGGCCCATGGCGTTGCGCTGACCGTGATCGGCGATGTCGTCGAAAATTATCAGCAGTGGCAAGGGCTGCGCCGCCGTCTGGCGATCCTCGATCAAAGCATCGCATCGGCGCGGCTTTTGGCCGATTATCTCTCCGCCCGGCAAAGGATGGGGCAGGCCAAGGCGCTGGACGTGACCAAGGCGCAGGCTGCGCTGGCCTCGCTGGAGGCGGGCCGTCCGCCGCTCATGTCGCTGATCGACGCGCGGCGCAGGCGGCTTGCCGTGCTGGCCGGAGATTTGCCCGAAACGCCGCCCGCGCAGGCGGCAGGCGCGAATATTCACGTGCCGCCGCCGCCCGCCGGTCAATTCCCCTCGGCCATTCTGGAGCGCCGCCCCGATGTGCGCGCCCGCATGCTGATGGTTGCCGCGCGGGCCGCCCGGCTGAAAAGTCTGAAGGCGGATCTGATGCCGCGTTTCGGGATCAGTTTCATGGGACAGGATGGCCATATCGCCCTGTCGGGCCTGCCCGGTTTTGGCGGCCCGATTGGTCTGGTGGGCGTCAAGGCCAGCGTCCCGATCTTCACCGGCGGATTGCTGCGCGGGCGGATTGCGGCGGGGCACGGCGAACTGGAGGCGGCGCTGGCGGGACAGGATCGCGCCATCCTGCTGGCGCTGGAGGAGGTGGAGACAGCCTATGCCATGCGCACCGGGCTGGATGCGCGTTTGCGCGGGCTTGAGCAGGCCCGCGACCTGTCCGCCCGCCGCGTCGATCAGGCGCAGGCCTTCTATCGTGCGGGGCGCATGACGCTGGGCGATGTGCTGCAGGCGCAACTCGACGCCTTTGCCGATGCCGACAAGGTGGAGCAGACGAAGGTTGCCCAGGGCACCGCCACAATTCAGCTTTATCGCGCGATTGCTGGCGGTTGGGGGGCGAATGCCTCATCCCCCAGCCCGAACGCGCCAAAAGGAGTTCACCCATGA
- a CDS encoding ABC transporter permease, with amino-acid sequence MKRWLINVWLLGVKELRSVLKDVTLMALIVFAFTVAIQLVATGLKAEVSNASVAIVDDDHSELSRRLRDAVRPPYFKPPVDIAREDVSAAMDRGRYIFVIEIPPRFQADVLARRSPAVQILVDATAMTQAGLGAVDFQRIFASETLDFLNARGLLAALPLTVTSQIFFNPNSQSAWYSSVMQIVTNVTVLSIILVGAAVIREREHGTIEHLLVMPVRASEIAFSKILANGLVILLASIASLWFVVHGVLAVPLAGSLALFAGAMVLYLFSVTSLGMWMATLAPSMPQFGLFAVPVYAIAYLLSGAATPLESMPPAVQIVARLLPTTQFVSLSQAVLYRGAQAATVWPELAMICGWGVLFVALAVQRFRSMLERQG; translated from the coding sequence ATGAAACGCTGGCTGATCAACGTCTGGTTGCTCGGCGTCAAGGAACTGCGCAGCGTTCTCAAGGATGTGACGCTGATGGCGCTGATCGTCTTTGCCTTTACCGTTGCCATCCAGCTCGTCGCCACCGGGCTCAAGGCCGAGGTGTCCAATGCCTCGGTCGCCATCGTGGACGATGACCACAGCGAATTGTCGCGTCGCCTGCGCGATGCGGTGCGGCCGCCCTATTTCAAGCCGCCGGTCGATATTGCGCGCGAGGATGTCTCCGCCGCGATGGACCGGGGCCGCTATATTTTCGTGATTGAGATCCCGCCGCGCTTTCAGGCCGATGTGCTGGCCCGGCGCAGCCCGGCGGTTCAGATTCTGGTCGATGCCACCGCCATGACGCAGGCCGGGCTGGGGGCTGTCGATTTCCAGCGGATCTTTGCTTCCGAGACGCTCGATTTCCTCAACGCGCGCGGCCTGCTGGCGGCTCTGCCCCTCACCGTGACCAGCCAGATCTTCTTTAACCCCAATTCGCAATCGGCCTGGTACAGTTCGGTGATGCAGATCGTGACCAATGTGACGGTGCTCTCGATCATCCTTGTCGGCGCGGCGGTCATTCGCGAGCGCGAGCATGGCACGATCGAACATCTGCTGGTCATGCCCGTCCGCGCCAGTGAAATCGCCTTTTCCAAGATTTTGGCCAATGGTCTGGTCATCTTGCTGGCCTCGATCGCGTCGCTGTGGTTTGTGGTGCACGGGGTTCTGGCCGTGCCGCTGGCGGGTTCCCTGGCGCTCTTTGCGGGCGCGATGGTGCTCTATCTCTTTTCGGTGACGTCGCTGGGCATGTGGATGGCGACGCTGGCGCCCAGCATGCCGCAATTCGGCCTGTTTGCCGTGCCGGTCTATGCCATCGCCTATCTGCTCTCCGGCGCCGCCACGCCGCTTGAGAGCATGCCGCCCGCCGTCCAGATCGTGGCCAGACTGCTGCCCACGACCCAGTTTGTCAGCCTTTCGCAGGCGGTGCTCTATCGCGGCGCGCAGGCGGCCACCGTATGGCCCGAACTGGCCATGATCTGCGGCTGGGGCGTGCTGTTTGTTGCCCTTGCGGTGCAGCGCTTCCGTTCGATGCTGGAGCGTCAGGGATGA
- a CDS encoding HlyD family secretion protein, whose amino-acid sequence MKPRGIMAGVVLLALAAGAYWAWHHFMDRAALPAWVLRSNGRIEMTRTDIAVKYPGRLTSLTVREGDMVQAGQIVAEQDDADVLAQLDAARASRERALGGLARAQGERAAHRSQAELARLNWSETASLHAREMVSDVELKQRNLALAGESGGLEAASGAIGEARGAIAQADAQIRLVSAIRADLHIRTPGPGRVEYRIVEPGAMMAPGGKLLSIINPDDVYLTIFVPSTVVSRIRIGDEARVLPQGFARALPARISFVSPEAQFTPKYVETANERDNLSYRVKLQIPVEVARRYAGVLKAGMTADGFVRTDPAKAWPDLGPDLGAARP is encoded by the coding sequence ATGAAGCCCCGTGGCATTATGGCCGGGGTGGTCCTGCTGGCGCTGGCGGCCGGGGCTTATTGGGCGTGGCATCATTTCATGGATCGGGCCGCGCTTCCCGCATGGGTCCTGCGCAGCAATGGCCGGATCGAGATGACCCGGACCGATATTGCGGTGAAATATCCCGGGCGGCTGACCTCTTTGACGGTCCGCGAAGGCGATATGGTTCAGGCGGGGCAGATCGTGGCCGAGCAGGACGATGCCGATGTACTGGCCCAACTTGATGCGGCCAGAGCCTCGCGCGAAAGGGCCTTGGGCGGTCTTGCCCGCGCGCAGGGCGAAAGGGCGGCGCATCGCAGTCAGGCCGAACTCGCCCGGCTCAACTGGTCGGAAACCGCGAGCCTTCATGCGCGCGAAATGGTGTCCGATGTGGAGCTGAAACAGCGCAATCTGGCACTGGCGGGCGAGAGCGGTGGCCTTGAGGCGGCAAGCGGCGCCATCGGCGAGGCGCGTGGCGCGATTGCGCAGGCCGATGCCCAGATCCGGCTTGTCTCGGCCATACGCGCCGATCTGCATATCCGCACGCCGGGGCCGGGCCGGGTGGAATATCGCATCGTGGAGCCCGGCGCGATGATGGCGCCGGGCGGCAAGCTCCTGTCGATCATCAACCCCGATGATGTCTATCTGACCATCTTCGTGCCCTCTACTGTCGTCTCGCGCATTCGGATCGGGGATGAGGCGCGCGTCCTGCCGCAGGGTTTTGCCCGCGCCTTGCCCGCCCGCATCAGCTTTGTCTCGCCCGAGGCGCAGTTCACGCCCAAATATGTCGAAACAGCCAATGAGCGCGACAATCTCTCCTATCGGGTGAAGCTGCAGATACCTGTGGAAGTGGCGCGGCGGTATGCGGGCGTGCTGAAAGCGGGGATGACCGCCGATGGTTTTGTCCGCACCGATCCCGCCAAAGCATGGCCGGATTTGGGGCCAGATTTGGGAGCGGCCAGACCGTGA
- the rbbA gene encoding ribosome-associated ATPase/putative transporter RbbA produces MAIVLEDVSHHYGPVPSLHNVSLQLPRGGAVAFVGPDGVGKSTLLGLISGVKRVQQGKVGVLGFDLAQRGDRSAFLSRVAYMPQGLGRNLYPTLSVAENIDFFGRLFGLGGAERRAHMQRLLEATGLAPFPGRPAGKLSGGMKQKLGLCCALVHDPDLLILDEPTTGVDPLSRRQFWELVDAMRAERPELTVLVSTAYMEEAERFDHLVAMDDGRIIAQGPTRDILAQTGAATLEQAYISLLPEAKRPAGELMNVAPWQDRGEGPAIEARHLVRRFGDFVAVDDVSFWIGRGEIFGFLGSNGCGKTTTMKMLTGLLDASSGTATLFGRPITAGDMQTRMRVGYMSQAFSLYEELTVEQNLALHARLYRVPQAEAGALVSEVMAQYALLDHARALPAALPLGIRQRLQLAAACLHKPEILILDEPTSGVDPAARDMFWGHLLRLSREDRVTIFVSTHFMNEAERCDRISLMDRGRVLAVGTPEELTRQYHAPRLEDAFIAVLEDNAAPTAPVAAPDPGGQKQDEPGNRQSGLAGWLGFAWAFARREATELARDRIRMGFALAGPIILLCICAFSISFDVQNIRMAVLDHDQSATSRDLIRRFEGSRYFVESPPIAGEEDAHVRLREGSVQMVLDIPPGFGRDLAAGRKSDLGVFIDGASPFLAANIQGYADAIILSYSLDRLGAASTALAMPASIEPRFIYNQDFRSIYAITPGVLMLTMILIPAMLTALAIVREKEIGSIINLYASPAGAGAFLIGKQVPYVALAMVSYASLVALIVTVLGVPLKGSLLALTLGALLFVLASTGLGMMISTLVHTQVAAIFATALICLIPSVNFSGLLYPVSTLLDGSYWIGVIFPSSWFQIISLGTFTKGLGLASFDTAYLALGLFALTVIMASRLMLGKQEV; encoded by the coding sequence ATGGCCATTGTCCTTGAGGATGTTTCCCATCACTACGGCCCGGTTCCATCGCTCCACAATGTCAGCCTGCAATTGCCGCGCGGCGGGGCGGTGGCCTTTGTCGGGCCCGACGGGGTGGGCAAATCCACGCTGCTGGGGCTGATTTCCGGGGTGAAGCGGGTTCAGCAGGGCAAGGTCGGCGTGCTGGGCTTTGATCTCGCGCAGCGGGGCGACCGCTCGGCTTTCCTGTCCCGCGTCGCCTATATGCCGCAGGGGCTGGGGCGCAATCTCTACCCCACACTGTCCGTGGCCGAGAACATCGACTTTTTCGGCCGCCTGTTCGGTCTAGGCGGGGCCGAACGGCGCGCGCATATGCAGCGCCTGCTGGAGGCGACGGGGCTTGCGCCTTTTCCCGGCCGGCCCGCTGGCAAGCTTTCGGGGGGCATGAAGCAGAAGCTGGGCTTGTGCTGCGCGCTGGTTCACGATCCGGACCTGCTGATTCTGGACGAGCCGACAACGGGCGTCGATCCCCTGTCGCGGCGACAGTTCTGGGAACTGGTCGATGCCATGCGGGCGGAGCGGCCCGAGCTGACCGTGCTGGTCTCGACCGCCTATATGGAGGAGGCCGAGCGCTTCGATCATCTGGTGGCGATGGACGATGGACGCATCATCGCGCAGGGGCCGACGCGCGACATTCTGGCGCAAACCGGGGCCGCAACGCTGGAGCAGGCCTATATCAGCCTGCTGCCCGAGGCGAAGCGGCCTGCGGGCGAATTGATGAATGTCGCGCCATGGCAGGACCGGGGCGAGGGGCCAGCCATAGAAGCCCGGCACCTGGTGCGCCGCTTTGGCGATTTCGTCGCGGTCGATGATGTCAGCTTTTGGATCGGCCGGGGCGAGATCTTCGGCTTCCTCGGCTCGAACGGCTGCGGCAAGACGACGACCATGAAGATGCTGACCGGATTGCTCGATGCCAGCAGCGGGACCGCCACCCTGTTCGGGCGGCCGATCACCGCCGGAGACATGCAGACGCGGATGCGGGTCGGCTATATGTCGCAGGCCTTCTCGCTCTATGAAGAATTGACCGTCGAGCAGAATCTGGCCCTGCACGCCCGCCTCTATCGCGTGCCGCAGGCCGAGGCGGGGGCGCTGGTGAGCGAGGTGATGGCGCAATATGCGCTGCTCGATCATGCCCGCGCCCTGCCTGCCGCGCTGCCGCTGGGGATACGCCAGCGGTTGCAACTGGCGGCGGCCTGTCTGCACAAGCCCGAAATCCTGATCCTTGACGAGCCGACCTCGGGCGTTGATCCGGCGGCGCGCGACATGTTCTGGGGCCATCTGCTGCGCCTCTCGCGCGAGGACCGCGTGACGATCTTTGTCTCGACCCATTTCATGAACGAGGCCGAGCGGTGCGACCGGATTTCGCTGATGGATCGCGGGCGGGTGCTGGCGGTGGGAACACCGGAGGAACTGACGCGCCAATACCATGCGCCGCGTCTGGAGGACGCGTTCATTGCGGTGCTGGAGGACAATGCGGCGCCAACCGCGCCGGTCGCGGCCCCGGACCCCGGCGGGCAGAAGCAGGACGAGCCAGGCAACCGGCAAAGCGGATTGGCCGGTTGGCTGGGCTTTGCCTGGGCCTTTGCCCGGCGCGAGGCGACCGAGCTGGCGCGTGACCGCATCCGCATGGGCTTTGCGCTGGCGGGACCGATCATCCTGCTGTGCATTTGCGCCTTCAGCATTTCCTTTGACGTGCAGAACATCCGCATGGCGGTGCTCGACCATGATCAGAGTGCGACCAGCCGCGATCTGATCCGCCGGTTTGAAGGCTCACGCTATTTCGTGGAAAGCCCACCCATCGCCGGCGAGGAGGACGCGCATGTTCGCCTGCGTGAGGGGAGCGTCCAGATGGTGCTGGATATTCCCCCCGGCTTTGGCCGCGATCTGGCTGCGGGGCGAAAGTCGGATCTGGGGGTTTTCATTGATGGCGCCAGCCCCTTTCTGGCCGCCAATATCCAGGGCTATGCCGACGCAATCATCCTGTCCTATTCGCTCGACCGGTTGGGGGCGGCCTCCACCGCTCTGGCGATGCCCGCTTCGATTGAGCCTCGTTTTATCTACAATCAGGATTTTCGCAGCATCTATGCGATCACGCCGGGCGTGCTGATGCTGACGATGATCCTGATCCCCGCGATGCTGACCGCGCTGGCCATCGTGCGCGAAAAGGAGATCGGCTCGATTATCAACCTCTATGCCTCGCCCGCGGGGGCCGGGGCGTTTCTGATCGGCAAACAGGTGCCCTATGTCGCTCTGGCCATGGTCAGCTATGCCAGCCTTGTGGCGCTGATCGTGACCGTTCTGGGTGTCCCGCTCAAGGGTTCCCTGCTGGCGCTGACCTTGGGCGCGCTGCTGTTCGTGCTGGCCTCCACCGGGCTTGGCATGATGATCTCCACGCTTGTCCACACACAGGTCGCCGCGATTTTCGCCACGGCGCTGATCTGCCTCATCCCTTCGGTGAATTTTTCGGGCCTGCTCTATCCGGTCTCGACGCTGCTCGACGGCAGCTATTGGATCGGCGTCATCTTTCCCTCCTCGTGGTTTCAGATCATCAGTCTGGGAACCTTCACCAAGGGCCTTGGCCTGGCCAGCTTCGACACGGCCTATCTGGCGCTGGGGCTGTTTGCCCTCACCGTCATCATGGCCTCGCGGCTGATGCTGGGAAAGCAGGAGGTATGA